A region of Faecalibacterium taiwanense DNA encodes the following proteins:
- a CDS encoding early nodulin 20 (N-20) has product MEKLTLQNPITINGKKVKTLTYDTDAITVGMFADAEARKLRATSNKGGGSAGACELDYSLHAYLAMMAIVAVNSDIDVSDLERISGPDVMELMRIGRNFTTARSAAQSEESGSESSSETTLEPSTPQSASSDGNA; this is encoded by the coding sequence ATGGAAAAGCTGACACTCCAGAACCCCATCACCATCAACGGCAAAAAGGTCAAGACTCTGACCTATGACACCGACGCGATCACCGTGGGAATGTTTGCCGATGCTGAGGCCCGCAAGCTCCGCGCGACCTCCAACAAGGGCGGCGGCAGCGCCGGCGCCTGCGAGCTCGACTACTCCCTGCACGCCTATCTCGCCATGATGGCGATCGTCGCCGTCAACAGCGACATCGACGTCAGCGACCTCGAGCGCATCAGCGGCCCCGACGTCATGGAGCTTATGAGGATCGGCCGAAATTTTACTACGGCGAGGTCGGCGGCACAATCCGAGGAAAGCGGCTCGGAGAGCTCGTCCGAGACTACTCTCGAGCCTTCCACACCTCAGTCGGCGAGCTCAGACGGGAACGCCTGA
- a CDS encoding phage major tail tube protein, producing MANLWLDLKGPILADTVYVDGVLAAKDVTIALPPVNLVTADFKAMGTYTAPLPGQIEAMEASITKIGIDLGLRSLVKLTSKTIEIRWAQDVKLSDGSTKTEGCKAFLRCVSKGIPGLSVDPGNASENEIALAVSRYQLFVAGNEYWLIDQLNTIMRVGGVDYAKDIRSVL from the coding sequence ATGGCAAATCTGTGGCTCGACCTGAAGGGCCCCATCCTCGCCGATACCGTCTATGTGGACGGCGTTCTCGCCGCCAAGGACGTGACCATCGCCCTGCCTCCCGTCAACCTTGTGACGGCTGACTTCAAGGCGATGGGAACCTACACGGCGCCGCTGCCCGGCCAGATCGAGGCGATGGAGGCATCCATCACTAAGATCGGCATTGACCTCGGCCTGCGCAGCCTCGTCAAGCTGACGAGCAAGACCATCGAGATCCGCTGGGCGCAGGACGTCAAGCTCTCCGACGGCTCCACCAAGACCGAAGGCTGCAAGGCGTTCCTCCGCTGCGTCTCCAAGGGCATCCCCGGCCTGAGCGTGGATCCCGGCAACGCCAGCGAGAACGAGATCGCGCTGGCCGTCAGCCGCTACCAGCTTTTCGTCGCTGGCAACGAATACTGGCTGATCGACCAGCTCAACACCATCATGCGCGTCGGCGGCGTCGACTACGCCAAGGACATCCGCAGCGTCCTGTAA
- a CDS encoding Rho termination factor N-terminal domain-containing protein, producing MIQIIKGTFGYYNGRKVIPITEADGPQKFDDELEARLVKEGVAKYIGELGETAEQPAPAPSDDADEPASTNTAADEAPEYNEDMKLDELKEVATRYGVDASAMRKKADVIAAIEAAKAEQPDDGADDEEPLRSAPPIPSDGLQLQGDGRG from the coding sequence ATGATCCAGATCATCAAGGGCACCTTCGGCTACTATAACGGCCGCAAGGTGATCCCCATCACTGAAGCAGACGGCCCTCAGAAGTTCGACGACGAGCTGGAGGCCCGTCTGGTGAAGGAAGGCGTCGCCAAGTACATCGGCGAGCTGGGCGAGACTGCCGAGCAGCCCGCACCCGCTCCCAGTGACGACGCCGACGAGCCTGCCAGCACCAACACCGCGGCCGACGAGGCCCCTGAGTACAACGAGGACATGAAGCTCGACGAGCTGAAGGAAGTGGCCACGCGCTATGGCGTGGACGCCTCTGCTATGCGCAAGAAGGCCGACGTCATCGCTGCCATCGAGGCCGCCAAGGCCGAGCAGCCTGATGACGGCGCCGACGACGAGGAGCCCCTCAGATCGGCGCCGCCGATCCCGTCTGATGGCCTTCAGCTTCAAGGCGATGGTCGAGGCTGA
- a CDS encoding head decoration protein, translated as MSKRLDENLGSVGYDGLIVANEPVADVFTVTIRKEATAAATYKRGTVLALSAGTAGDGKLVILGSTATTNETLTANCILAEDVEVGTTADVTVLAYRTGHFARNKLAVASGYTLKATDEEELRKAGILLSDAIEY; from the coding sequence ATGAGCAAGAGACTGGACGAAAACCTCGGCAGCGTCGGCTATGATGGCCTGATCGTTGCCAACGAGCCCGTCGCTGACGTGTTCACCGTGACCATCCGCAAGGAGGCCACCGCCGCAGCCACCTATAAGCGCGGCACCGTGCTGGCCCTGTCTGCCGGCACCGCCGGCGACGGCAAGCTGGTGATCCTCGGCTCCACCGCGACCACCAACGAAACCCTGACCGCCAACTGCATCCTCGCCGAGGACGTGGAAGTCGGCACCACCGCGGACGTGACCGTGCTGGCCTACCGCACCGGCCACTTCGCCCGCAACAAGCTGGCTGTCGCAAGCGGCTACACCCTGAAGGCGACCGACGAGGAGGAGCTGCGCAAGGCCGGCATCCTGCTCTCCGACGCCATCGAATACTAA
- a CDS encoding head maturation protease, ClpP-related, with protein sequence MRTHNTPRLCAGPQTAGTPIKFWNVASIGDDEGEITLYGDVVSRQPVDWWTGEPEPGLYIAPESFMEDLTAVKGKSNITIKINSCGGDLYTGIAIHNAIKGLTGHKVVVVEGIAASAASVIACAGDEVQVYPGSMVMIHGVAGLLYDYYTLADLKKLQKDFDASERAIAEIYHAKTGLEVDQLRSMMTRETWMVGQEAIDNGFADTLLTDEGPDVALSADKKVLLVAGIRHDVKGFRHIPGTIPIDNSIHAAPAAGNKHAAAKNDGPKKEDNKTMTLEEMRAQHPDVVAQIEQQAAETARTQERARIEAIDSIAASVGDAQLVRDAKYGETPAPLSSSRSRLCRSRRPSVPST encoded by the coding sequence ATGAGAACGCATAACACTCCCCGGCTCTGCGCCGGGCCTCAGACTGCGGGCACGCCGATCAAGTTCTGGAACGTCGCCAGCATCGGCGACGACGAGGGCGAGATCACCCTCTACGGCGACGTCGTGAGCCGTCAGCCTGTGGACTGGTGGACGGGCGAGCCCGAGCCCGGCCTCTACATCGCGCCCGAGAGCTTCATGGAGGATCTCACGGCAGTCAAGGGCAAGAGCAACATCACCATCAAGATCAATAGCTGCGGCGGCGACCTCTACACCGGCATCGCCATCCACAACGCCATCAAGGGCCTGACCGGCCACAAGGTCGTCGTCGTGGAAGGCATCGCGGCCAGCGCGGCCAGCGTCATCGCCTGCGCGGGCGACGAGGTACAGGTCTATCCCGGCAGCATGGTGATGATCCACGGCGTCGCCGGGCTGCTCTACGACTACTACACCCTCGCAGACCTGAAGAAGCTCCAGAAGGACTTCGACGCGAGCGAGCGGGCCATCGCGGAGATCTACCACGCCAAGACCGGCCTCGAGGTCGACCAGCTCCGCAGCATGATGACCCGCGAGACGTGGATGGTCGGGCAGGAGGCCATTGACAACGGCTTTGCCGACACCCTGCTCACAGACGAAGGCCCCGACGTCGCCCTGAGCGCCGACAAGAAGGTGCTCCTCGTCGCCGGCATCCGGCACGACGTCAAGGGCTTCAGACACATCCCGGGGACGATCCCCATCGACAACAGCATCCACGCCGCCCCTGCGGCTGGAAATAAACACGCGGCCGCCAAGAACGACGGCCCCAAGAAGGAGGACAACAAGACCATGACCCTCGAAGAAATGAGAGCACAGCACCCCGACGTCGTGGCTCAGATCGAGCAGCAGGCGGCCGAAACTGCCAGAACGCAGGAGCGCGCCCGCATCGAGGCCATCGACAGCATCGCCGCAAGTGTGGGCGACGCGCAGCTCGTCAGGGACGCCAAGTACGGCGAGACCCCTGCACCGCTGAGCAGCTCGCGCTCAAGGCTATGCAGAAGCAGGCGGCCCTCGGTGCCAAGCACCTGA
- a CDS encoding phage portal protein, whose amino-acid sequence MQQLALSSWLVSGDVFAVVKQYEPTLLTPYSLRLHLIEADRVATPTTSGIITPMLLTTGKASNGNTIYDGVEVNDDGQIEAYHIRSTYPFELGSTTTTWARVQAYGERTGLPNILHVMESERPDQYRGVSYLAQVIEPLLQLRRYTESELTAAVVESFFTAFIKTEAGAGDNPFNEVGSSLPEVSRDPNEYEMGPGQINIMKPGEDVTFADPKRPASGFNTFLRAICEQVGAALEIPADLLLKSFNSSYSASRAALMEAWKAFRMRRKWFVDDFCTPVYEIWLSEAVARGRISAPGFFADPAIRAAYLGAEWIGPSQGQLDPTKEITAEILAIGEGITTREQATIRLNGGQWDANVDQLTRENEKLRAAQGQVDQSTAASGTISAALREAIVAEAIKSIKEGDKHENA is encoded by the coding sequence ATGCAGCAGCTCGCTCTATCCTCGTGGCTGGTCAGCGGCGACGTGTTCGCCGTCGTGAAGCAGTACGAGCCGACGCTGCTCACGCCCTACTCGCTGCGCCTTCACCTGATCGAGGCCGACCGAGTCGCCACACCGACGACCTCCGGCATCATCACCCCGATGCTGCTGACCACTGGAAAGGCGTCCAACGGCAACACCATCTACGACGGCGTCGAGGTGAACGACGACGGCCAGATCGAGGCGTACCACATCCGCAGCACCTACCCCTTCGAGCTCGGCAGCACGACGACGACGTGGGCCCGTGTTCAGGCATACGGCGAGCGGACTGGCCTGCCGAACATCCTGCACGTCATGGAGAGCGAGCGCCCGGATCAATACCGCGGCGTCAGCTATCTCGCGCAGGTCATCGAGCCCCTGCTCCAGCTTCGCCGCTACACCGAGAGCGAGCTGACTGCGGCGGTCGTCGAGTCGTTTTTCACGGCCTTCATCAAGACCGAGGCAGGCGCCGGCGACAACCCGTTCAACGAGGTCGGGAGCAGCCTGCCGGAGGTGAGCCGAGATCCTAACGAGTACGAGATGGGCCCCGGCCAGATCAACATCATGAAGCCCGGCGAGGACGTGACCTTTGCAGACCCCAAGCGGCCGGCCAGTGGCTTCAACACCTTCCTGCGCGCCATCTGTGAACAGGTGGGCGCCGCACTCGAGATCCCGGCCGACCTTCTGCTCAAGAGCTTCAACAGTTCGTACAGCGCCAGCCGCGCCGCCCTGATGGAGGCGTGGAAGGCGTTCCGCATGAGGCGCAAGTGGTTTGTCGATGACTTCTGCACGCCGGTATATGAGATCTGGCTCTCTGAAGCCGTCGCCCGCGGCCGCATCAGCGCCCCGGGCTTCTTCGCAGATCCGGCGATCCGCGCCGCATACCTCGGCGCCGAGTGGATCGGCCCCTCTCAGGGACAGCTCGACCCGACGAAGGAGATCACGGCCGAGATCCTCGCCATCGGCGAAGGCATCACGACCAGAGAACAGGCGACCATCCGACTCAACGGCGGTCAGTGGGACGCCAACGTCGACCAGCTCACTCGGGAAAACGAGAAGCTGCGCGCAGCGCAGGGGCAGGTCGACCAGAGCACAGCGGCCAGCGGCACGATCTCCGCAGCTCTGCGGGAGGCGATCGTCGCCGAGGCCATCAAAAGCATCAAGGAAGGAGACAAGCATGAGAACGCATAA
- a CDS encoding phage portal protein — protein MNKGYGDAGASWHKKATKGFRAMSGSPKEDIDANNYTLRQRARMLYMAAPIATSAIRTNRTNVVGIGLQLKSRIDREALGMTQEAADAWQAQAEREFALWSENKGRATPPASTTSQPCSSSLYPRGWSAATCSPS, from the coding sequence GTGAATAAGGGCTACGGCGACGCCGGCGCGAGCTGGCACAAGAAGGCGACCAAGGGCTTCAGAGCTATGAGCGGCAGCCCGAAGGAGGACATCGACGCCAACAACTACACCCTGCGGCAGCGTGCCCGGATGCTTTACATGGCGGCCCCGATCGCCACCTCTGCCATCCGCACCAACCGCACCAACGTCGTCGGCATCGGCCTCCAGCTCAAGAGCCGGATCGACCGCGAGGCGCTCGGCATGACGCAGGAGGCCGCAGACGCATGGCAGGCTCAGGCCGAGCGGGAGTTCGCCCTCTGGTCTGAGAACAAAGGGCGTGCGACGCCACCGGCGTCAACAACTTCGCAGCCATGCAGCAGCTCGCTCTATCCTCGTGGCTGGTCAGCGGCGACGTGTTCGCCGTCGTGA
- a CDS encoding terminase gpA endonuclease subunit, with amino-acid sequence MELPGLRLPDPRGRHAKAAGQVDRRQPGRLQEGRPFFWLNAFSSPWTPWEKIVLKFLDAKDDPQRLKVVYNTLLGQLWEDRGDLEDEDTMLARREDYGTRPDGTPVELPDGVLVLTCGVDTQDNRLEYEVVGHGKYGETWGVVKGYIMGRPDTPEVWQRLDDVVDHVYKFKNGRGLKISITCVDSGGHFTQEVYEACRARVGKRVFAIKGKGGDGIPFVSPPSKVPIRDNKRITCWLYTIGVDAGKATIMANLKVQEPGPKYCHFNRHPDAGYDLNFFNGLLSEKLVLTHTRRGDRWAWEKLPGHNRNEALDCRDYANAGLKIINPDMDAIERRLQGLEEKPKAPQQRRQRQRHNRADAFDDW; translated from the coding sequence GTGGAGCTGCCCGGCCTGCGGCTGCCTGATCCCCGAGGACGTCATGCGAAAGCAGCCGGCCAAGTGGATCGCCGACAACCCGGACGCCTACAAGAAGGGCGTCCGTTCTTTTGGCTCAATGCCTTCTCGAGCCCGTGGACTCCGTGGGAGAAGATCGTCCTCAAGTTCCTCGACGCCAAGGATGACCCGCAGCGCCTCAAGGTCGTCTACAACACCCTGCTCGGCCAACTGTGGGAAGATCGCGGCGACCTCGAGGACGAGGACACCATGCTCGCCCGCCGTGAGGACTACGGCACCCGCCCGGACGGCACCCCTGTGGAGCTGCCTGACGGCGTGCTCGTGCTGACCTGCGGCGTCGACACTCAGGACAACCGCCTCGAATACGAGGTAGTCGGCCACGGGAAGTACGGCGAGACGTGGGGCGTCGTCAAGGGCTACATCATGGGCCGGCCAGACACCCCGGAGGTCTGGCAGCGACTCGACGACGTGGTCGACCACGTCTACAAGTTCAAAAACGGCCGCGGCCTGAAGATCTCCATCACCTGCGTCGACTCCGGCGGCCACTTCACCCAAGAGGTCTATGAGGCGTGCCGGGCCCGCGTCGGCAAGCGCGTCTTTGCCATCAAGGGCAAGGGCGGCGACGGCATCCCCTTCGTCTCGCCCCCGAGCAAGGTGCCGATCCGCGACAACAAGCGGATCACCTGCTGGCTCTACACCATCGGCGTCGACGCCGGCAAGGCGACGATCATGGCTAATCTGAAGGTGCAGGAGCCCGGGCCAAAATACTGCCATTTCAACCGGCACCCCGACGCCGGTTATGACCTCAATTTCTTCAACGGGCTCCTCTCCGAGAAGCTGGTGCTCACGCACACGCGCCGCGGCGACCGCTGGGCGTGGGAGAAGCTGCCCGGGCACAACCGCAACGAGGCCCTCGACTGCCGCGACTACGCCAACGCCGGCCTCAAGATCATCAACCCCGACATGGACGCCATCGAGCGCCGCCTGCAAGGGCTGGAGGAAAAACCGAAGGCCCCGCAGCAGCGACGGCAGCGGCAACGGCACAACCGGGCCGACGCCTTCGACGACTGGTAA
- a CDS encoding phage terminase large subunit family protein encodes MRAFTDPKVHKIVMVAASQVGKSELELNIIGYIIDQDPGSILYVHPTIDDARKFSRLRVAPMIRDSKPLKAKVHDVKAKDSGNTILQKSFPGGMLTLTGSNSASALASTPARYIIGDERDRWATSAGTEGDPWALAEARQATFYNAKAVEVSTPTIKGNSNIETSFYQGTQERWCHRCPECGEYSEIVFDNIHFDPEAKRIRGKSRGASRAASRGAARPAAA; translated from the coding sequence ATGCGGGCCTTTACGGATCCGAAGGTGCACAAAATAGTCATGGTGGCCGCCTCGCAGGTCGGCAAGTCTGAGCTCGAGCTCAACATCATCGGCTACATCATCGACCAAGACCCCGGCAGCATCCTCTACGTCCACCCGACCATCGACGACGCCCGGAAGTTCAGCCGCCTCCGCGTGGCACCTATGATCCGCGACAGCAAGCCCCTGAAGGCGAAGGTGCACGACGTCAAGGCCAAGGACAGCGGCAACACAATCCTCCAGAAGTCGTTCCCGGGCGGGATGCTCACCCTGACCGGCTCCAACAGCGCCTCGGCTCTGGCCTCCACGCCTGCCCGCTATATCATCGGCGACGAGCGCGACCGCTGGGCGACCAGCGCCGGCACCGAGGGCGACCCGTGGGCGCTGGCTGAAGCACGTCAGGCCACATTCTACAACGCCAAGGCGGTCGAAGTCTCCACTCCGACCATCAAGGGCAACAGCAACATCGAGACAAGTTTTTACCAAGGCACGCAGGAACGCTGGTGCCACCGCTGCCCCGAGTGTGGGGAGTACAGCGAGATCGTGTTCGACAATATCCACTTCGACCCGGAGGCCAAGAGGATCCGCGGGAAAAGTCGTGGAGCCTCAAGAGCGGCGTCTCGTGGAGCTGCCCGGCCTGCGGCTGCCTGA
- a CDS encoding protoporphyrinogen oxidase yields MPNQPNTKLVDSKTIAALFDMTPRRVQQLTKEGVITAVKEGNANRYDLLPTIQRYIRYLTAKANGREPSKKDSEIEGRRLEAEADLKRSKADIAALQLSELEGTMHRSEDVEAVMTDLVYNIRSMLVALPGRLAVDVTGAATPAEASEIIRTEVYKILTELAGYKYDPEVYARRVRDREGWSEQLADDSDD; encoded by the coding sequence GTGCCGAACCAACCCAACACCAAACTCGTCGACAGCAAGACCATCGCGGCCCTGTTCGACATGACGCCCCGCCGAGTTCAGCAGCTCACCAAGGAGGGCGTCATCACCGCAGTCAAGGAAGGCAACGCCAACCGCTATGACCTGCTGCCGACGATCCAGAGGTACATCCGATACCTGACAGCCAAGGCCAACGGCCGGGAGCCGTCAAAGAAGGACAGCGAGATCGAGGGCCGCCGTCTGGAGGCCGAGGCAGACCTCAAGCGCAGCAAGGCAGACATCGCCGCCCTCCAGCTCAGCGAGCTCGAGGGCACCATGCACCGCAGCGAGGACGTCGAGGCTGTGATGACCGACCTCGTCTACAACATCAGGTCGATGCTCGTGGCCCTGCCGGGCCGTCTGGCCGTCGACGTCACCGGCGCAGCTACACCCGCCGAGGCGTCCGAAATCATCCGCACAGAGGTCTACAAGATCCTGACGGAGCTGGCCGGTTATAAATACGATCCCGAGGTGTACGCCCGGCGCGTGAGGGATCGGGAAGGCTGGAGCGAGCAGCTCGCCGATGACTCTGACGACTAA
- a CDS encoding serine/arginine repetitive matrix protein 2 — MPQNSISAQLSNLQQLVADLEAIENGGKKAISNTIKDVKARAPGWIAQEVTAVYNIKKSEITPSGSGKPKKMAGSIQITGETIEELTITYKGRLLTPVHFGMTPKAPPRGKSYTLKASVLKGQKKVIGRYLNTRTPGGPFSQRSHNILMGTGNTKGDGTSWIPFQRMSKTRTDIKKLTTISVPQMITSDRTNEAIMLRLNTETSKRLEHHMKRALGL, encoded by the coding sequence ATGCCGCAGAACAGCATCTCGGCGCAGCTCAGCAACCTGCAACAGCTCGTCGCTGACCTCGAGGCAATCGAGAACGGCGGCAAGAAGGCCATCAGCAACACCATCAAGGACGTCAAGGCCAGAGCCCCGGGCTGGATCGCTCAGGAGGTCACGGCCGTCTACAACATCAAGAAGTCAGAGATCACGCCCTCGGGCAGCGGAAAGCCGAAGAAGATGGCAGGCAGCATCCAGATCACCGGCGAGACCATCGAGGAGCTCACCATCACCTACAAGGGCAGGCTCCTGACCCCTGTGCACTTCGGCATGACACCGAAGGCCCCGCCCCGCGGTAAGAGCTACACGCTGAAGGCGTCGGTGCTCAAGGGACAGAAGAAGGTAATCGGCCGCTATCTGAACACCCGTACCCCGGGCGGCCCGTTCTCGCAGCGCTCGCACAATATCCTCATGGGGACAGGCAACACCAAGGGAGACGGCACGAGCTGGATCCCATTCCAGCGAATGAGCAAGACCCGCACCGACATCAAGAAGCTGACCACCATCTCGGTGCCGCAGATGATAACCAGCGACCGCACCAACGAGGCCATCATGCTCCGGCTCAACACCGAGACAAGCAAGCGCCTCGAGCACCACATGAAGCGAGCCCTCGGCCTCTAA
- a CDS encoding site-specific DNA-methyltransferase, with protein sequence MNKPQPQTGPEIEEYSTTATPKAYAGSVPVFCAHDAIVPLKDLRPNPKNPNQHPPEQIKLLASIIRATGWRAPITVSKRSGLVTKGHGRLMAAQLDDLTDAPVDYQDYASEAEELADLTADNRIAELATTDNKMLAEVFADIDTGEIPFMLSGYTEDDYGNIVTALSEALHTKEPSSDPDAEIPAPAAPVTQYGDLWILGRHRVLCGDCTRPEDRALLLDGNKPEILLTDPPYCSGGSKESQKSTGSIGTERKNGKAPKIANDILSTRGYQNLIRGALTDIPCLYAYIFTDWRMWVYLFDLVEAAGFGVKSEIVWDKGTPGMGVGWRSQHELILFGAKAATHFDGHKGYGNVLSISRSGNELHPTQKPVELLEKLVDNTDFATGVYDPFGGSGTTLAACEAYGQPSYIMELTPAFTDVIVKRYIRITGKTTVRCVRQGRELPREEIAAIFEPDEEGGEQE encoded by the coding sequence ATGAATAAACCGCAGCCGCAGACCGGCCCCGAGATCGAGGAGTACAGCACCACGGCCACGCCGAAGGCATACGCCGGCAGCGTCCCTGTGTTCTGTGCACACGACGCCATCGTCCCGCTGAAGGATCTGCGGCCTAACCCCAAGAACCCCAACCAGCACCCGCCGGAGCAGATCAAGCTCCTCGCCTCTATCATCCGGGCGACCGGCTGGCGTGCTCCGATCACCGTCAGCAAGCGCAGCGGGCTCGTCACCAAGGGCCACGGCCGTCTCATGGCCGCGCAGCTCGACGACCTGACCGACGCCCCGGTCGACTATCAGGACTACGCAAGCGAGGCCGAGGAGCTGGCCGATCTGACGGCAGACAACCGCATCGCGGAGCTCGCCACCACTGACAACAAGATGCTCGCCGAGGTTTTCGCCGACATCGACACCGGCGAGATCCCGTTCATGCTCAGCGGCTACACCGAGGACGACTACGGCAACATCGTGACGGCTCTCTCTGAGGCGCTGCACACCAAGGAGCCGAGCAGCGACCCCGACGCCGAGATCCCGGCCCCGGCCGCGCCGGTCACACAGTACGGCGACCTCTGGATCCTCGGCCGGCACCGCGTCCTCTGCGGAGACTGCACCCGGCCGGAGGATCGCGCCCTGCTGCTCGACGGCAACAAGCCCGAGATCCTGCTGACCGACCCGCCCTACTGCTCGGGCGGCAGCAAGGAGTCGCAGAAGTCGACCGGCAGCATCGGCACCGAGAGAAAGAACGGCAAGGCCCCGAAGATCGCCAACGACATCCTCAGCACGCGCGGCTACCAAAACCTGATCCGCGGCGCGCTCACCGACATCCCCTGCCTCTACGCCTACATCTTCACCGACTGGCGTATGTGGGTATATCTGTTCGACCTCGTCGAGGCGGCCGGCTTCGGCGTCAAGTCTGAGATCGTATGGGACAAGGGCACGCCGGGCATGGGCGTCGGCTGGCGCTCACAGCATGAGCTCATTCTGTTCGGCGCCAAGGCTGCCACCCACTTCGACGGCCACAAGGGCTACGGCAACGTCCTGAGCATCTCCCGCTCCGGGAATGAGCTGCACCCAACACAGAAGCCCGTCGAGCTGCTGGAGAAGCTGGTCGACAACACGGACTTCGCCACGGGCGTCTATGATCCCTTCGGCGGCTCCGGCACGACGCTGGCCGCCTGCGAGGCATACGGGCAGCCCTCCTACATCATGGAGCTGACGCCCGCCTTCACGGACGTGATCGTCAAGAGGTACATCAGAATAACAGGAAAGACAACCGTGCGCTGCGTCCGTCAAGGCCGAGAGCTACCGCGCGAGGAGATCGCCGCGATCTTCGAGCCTGACGAGGAAGGAGGTGAGCAGGAGTGA
- a CDS encoding Holliday junction resolvase RecU, producing MTKYDPRKNAEGYNDPTPYAAEKHMMAQIRGKQARVAGGYFENIISASCDYYLSRGLAKIEKTPEPMKPLGAKNRKGQFLACYTKQAQPDYGGTLKGGRSIYFEAKHTDDERIEQRRLTQEQQDDLEAHHKLGAIAFVLVSVSLTDFYRVPWPVWRDMAEIYGRKYMTHAELSRYEVPATAGFIKFLHGIESEVLGKEATT from the coding sequence GTGACGAAGTACGACCCGAGAAAGAACGCGGAGGGCTACAACGACCCGACGCCCTACGCAGCCGAAAAACACATGATGGCGCAGATCCGCGGCAAGCAGGCCAGAGTCGCCGGCGGCTACTTCGAGAATATCATCTCGGCCTCGTGCGACTACTACCTCAGCCGCGGCCTCGCAAAGATCGAAAAGACGCCGGAGCCCATGAAGCCCCTCGGCGCCAAGAACCGCAAGGGCCAGTTCCTCGCCTGCTATACCAAGCAGGCCCAGCCGGACTATGGCGGCACCCTGAAGGGCGGCCGGAGCATCTACTTCGAGGCCAAGCACACCGACGACGAGCGCATCGAGCAGCGCCGGCTCACTCAAGAGCAGCAGGACGACCTCGAGGCCCATCACAAGCTCGGCGCCATCGCCTTCGTGCTCGTCTCCGTGAGCCTGACGGACTTCTACCGCGTGCCGTGGCCCGTCTGGCGTGATATGGCCGAGATTTACGGCCGCAAGTACATGACGCACGCAGAGCTCTCCCGCTACGAAGTACCGGCGACGGCCGGCTTCATCAAGTTCCTGCACGGCATCGAGTCGGAAGTGCTCGGAAAGGAGGCAACAACGTGA
- a CDS encoding DUF4406 domain-containing protein translates to MKKVYICSPCRGDYENNIQRAKEYSRAAVEKGVIPVTPHIYLTQFMDDNVPEERELALKIGSELVLGCSELWAFGIDHPSAGMAAEIELAKAHGIPVRNGFKAISELKPDEEPESGEEDDPDIGSVTIHLPARGGSIHVHLDGATILTLADRLISDPGVHIEIGG, encoded by the coding sequence ATGAAAAAGGTTTACATCTGCTCCCCGTGCCGCGGGGACTACGAGAACAACATCCAGCGCGCCAAGGAGTACAGCCGCGCGGCTGTGGAGAAGGGCGTCATCCCCGTCACCCCGCACATCTATCTCACGCAGTTCATGGACGACAACGTCCCCGAGGAGCGTGAGCTGGCCCTGAAGATCGGCAGCGAGCTGGTGCTCGGCTGCTCCGAGCTGTGGGCCTTCGGTATTGACCACCCTTCGGCCGGTATGGCCGCGGAGATCGAGCTCGCCAAGGCGCACGGCATCCCCGTCCGCAACGGCTTCAAGGCCATCAGCGAGCTGAAGCCTGACGAGGAGCCTGAAAGCGGCGAGGAGGACGATCCCGACATCGGCAGCGTGACGATCCACCTGCCTGCCCGCGGCGGCTCCATCCACGTCCACCTCGACGGTGCCACCATCCTCACGCTCGCCGACCGCCTGATCTCCGATCCGGGCGTCCACATCGAGATCGGAGGCTGA